A stretch of Clostridium formicaceticum DNA encodes these proteins:
- a CDS encoding PQQ-dependent sugar dehydrogenase translates to MKVKVRLQPIVSNINLPTVLKTAMFPGDSFERLFIATQVGEIFYTGNGIIKTFLDIRSRIIELGTSNGGYDERGLLGLAFHPKFYYNGLFYLHYSVVGTQGPGALPESFNPNPCDPKTLNLKWLNRENQYDHIDTVEEWILQSNGQPQKRRTLLNLRRPFFNHNGVNSLNFSPETGKLVLTTGDGGSGYDPFNLSQDFMEIAGKIIEIDIDKNTFIYNPPVVTRFFELPVSIQETLTVIAKGVRNAPGISFQRFCDRYIKYVGNVGQDLVESIFSFSYYKPIPVTQLIQAYLMNSDPDQERFINFGWRGWEGDFPSPIIRNCPENLDLDEKVITYYNDAVITSAKRIHPLINYFHQDPRPDKFKGTSLTGVQPYMGNRIPYLTGSVVFTDFARRNEEIQAPVRGVLVYTRVRTDCKPNDFSVIETDYNFGYQSAYYVSLGTNLGQTRLFLGVHGSANVTDFNKGTVFEIVP, encoded by the coding sequence ATGAAAGTTAAAGTTCGTTTACAGCCCATTGTTAGCAATATCAATTTACCTACTGTTTTGAAAACAGCTATGTTTCCGGGCGATTCATTCGAAAGATTATTTATTGCAACTCAGGTTGGGGAGATCTTTTATACAGGAAATGGCATTATAAAGACTTTTTTAGATATTCGCTCACGAATCATAGAACTAGGTACTTCCAATGGCGGGTATGATGAACGAGGATTGCTAGGGTTAGCCTTTCATCCCAAATTCTATTATAACGGCCTGTTTTACCTTCATTATTCTGTAGTTGGAACACAAGGTCCAGGTGCTCTTCCAGAATCTTTTAACCCTAATCCTTGTGATCCAAAGACTTTAAACCTAAAGTGGTTAAATAGGGAAAATCAATATGATCATATTGATACAGTTGAAGAATGGATTTTACAATCAAATGGTCAGCCTCAAAAGCGGCGGACATTACTTAATTTAAGAAGACCATTTTTTAATCATAACGGTGTCAATAGCTTAAACTTTTCACCCGAAACAGGAAAACTAGTTTTAACAACCGGGGATGGTGGATCTGGCTATGATCCATTCAATTTAAGCCAAGATTTCATGGAAATAGCCGGTAAAATCATTGAAATTGATATAGATAAGAATACATTTATCTATAATCCACCGGTAGTCACACGTTTTTTTGAGCTTCCCGTATCAATTCAAGAAACCCTTACGGTAATTGCCAAAGGAGTTCGCAACGCACCTGGTATTTCATTTCAGCGGTTTTGCGATCGATACATCAAATACGTGGGCAATGTGGGGCAGGATCTGGTAGAGTCGATTTTTTCTTTTTCGTATTATAAGCCAATACCGGTTACTCAACTTATTCAAGCCTATTTAATGAATTCTGACCCTGACCAAGAAAGATTTATCAACTTCGGTTGGCGCGGTTGGGAAGGTGATTTTCCTTCTCCGATTATAAGGAATTGTCCTGAAAATCTAGATTTGGATGAGAAAGTAATTACTTACTACAATGATGCAGTAATAACTTCAGCTAAGCGCATTCATCCTCTAATTAATTATTTTCATCAAGATCCTCGTCCAGATAAGTTTAAGGGAACTTCGCTTACAGGGGTTCAGCCATATATGGGGAATAGAATCCCCTATTTAACGGGAAGCGTTGTGTTTACCGACTTTGCTCGAAGAAATGAAGAAATTCAGGCTCCAGTTAGAGGGGTTTTAGTTTATACTAGAGTAAGAACAGATTGTAAGCCAAATGATTTTAGTGTTATTGAAACCGATTATAATTTTGGCTATCAGTCAGCTTATTATGTTAGTTTGGGAACGAATCTGGGTCAAACCAGACTATTTTTAGGAGTTCATGGCTCTGCCAATGTGACTGATTTTAACAAAGGTACCGTTTTTGAAATTGTTCCATGA
- a CDS encoding transposase family protein: MNEFVKSLDPALNYLTHETHEHNIIIIVESSRHVIVCPYCGKTSSRVHSVYQREFQDLPLQDKQVTIILNNKKYFCDNQDCSHRTFAERFNFITPKSRKTNRLIGKILRLSAMVSSVSASQILKSDMTMVSKSTICNLLKKNVCPYG; encoded by the coding sequence ATGAATGAATTTGTGAAATCATTGGATCCTGCACTCAACTATTTAACCCATGAAACACATGAACACAATATAATCATTATTGTAGAGTCAAGCCGACATGTGATAGTATGTCCTTATTGTGGCAAGACATCATCTAGGGTTCACTCTGTTTACCAGAGAGAATTTCAGGATTTACCTTTGCAGGATAAACAGGTTACTATCATACTAAACAATAAAAAATACTTTTGCGATAATCAAGACTGCAGCCATAGGACTTTTGCAGAAAGATTTAATTTCATTACACCTAAATCTCGAAAGACTAATAGACTAATCGGAAAAATTCTAAGACTATCTGCTATGGTAAGCTCAGTATCTGCATCACAAATATTAAAATCAGATATGACTATGGTAAGTAAGAGTACAATATGTAATCTGCTTAAAAAAAATGTTTGTCCCTATGGATAA
- a CDS encoding ISL3 family transposase — translation MDKSGIVRVCIDDFAFKKRYSYGTIMIDLDSHRIIDILDSRDKEPVIEWLRNYPNIEIVSRDGSQVYASAITEAHPRAVQISDRFHLLKNLSGAVEKYMFRLFPARVEIPATARTRTPEMQALLDTRNRAQRIRFARTKYEEGLTVNEIALLMHSSLTTVNKYLAMKEEDIPEDIDSARERQHKVAVSTREQKIAYVRKLFDEGCSLQEISRITGYVFNTIKRYLSEDGPSINGHYDNRRPGKLQSYESEILELRSKGLTYTEITEIIKKKGYTGTVDALRVFMQKEREHQKKCETKDSESKEYIPRKWMVQLIYKAIDHVKGITQEQYEEIIKKYPILGKAYEMLRNFHELMFSKNLDKLEPWMKDAEKLQIDEMNSYLAGLRKDLDAVKNSIIYTYSNGLAEGSVNKLKVIKRIMYGRNSFELLRSKLLLLESFHQIN, via the coding sequence ATGGATAAAAGTGGTATCGTTAGAGTTTGTATAGATGATTTTGCATTTAAGAAACGATATTCTTATGGAACTATTATGATTGATCTTGATTCGCACAGAATAATTGATATTCTTGATTCTAGGGACAAAGAACCAGTTATAGAATGGTTGCGGAATTATCCAAATATTGAGATTGTGTCTAGAGATGGGTCACAAGTTTATGCTTCAGCTATAACAGAAGCTCATCCAAGAGCCGTTCAAATCAGCGATCGATTTCATCTTTTAAAAAACTTGTCTGGGGCAGTGGAAAAATATATGTTTCGATTGTTTCCTGCTCGTGTTGAAATACCAGCTACAGCAAGAACAAGAACACCTGAAATGCAAGCTTTACTAGATACAAGAAACCGTGCGCAACGGATACGTTTTGCCAGAACCAAATATGAAGAGGGGTTAACTGTAAATGAAATTGCTCTTTTAATGCATTCCTCACTTACTACAGTAAACAAATATCTAGCGATGAAAGAGGAAGATATCCCAGAAGATATTGATTCTGCTAGGGAACGTCAACACAAAGTAGCAGTATCTACAAGAGAACAGAAAATAGCATATGTTCGCAAGCTTTTTGATGAGGGATGCTCTCTTCAAGAAATTAGCCGAATTACAGGATATGTATTTAACACAATAAAAAGGTATCTATCAGAAGATGGCCCGAGTATTAATGGACATTATGACAATCGACGTCCAGGAAAATTACAGTCCTATGAGTCGGAGATACTAGAATTACGTTCAAAAGGTTTGACATATACAGAGATTACAGAAATTATAAAGAAAAAAGGATATACAGGTACAGTTGACGCATTGCGGGTTTTTATGCAAAAAGAGCGTGAACATCAAAAGAAATGCGAGACTAAAGATTCAGAATCGAAAGAATACATACCAAGAAAATGGATGGTGCAGCTTATATACAAGGCAATCGACCATGTAAAAGGGATTACACAAGAACAATATGAAGAAATAATTAAAAAGTATCCCATTCTAGGCAAAGCATATGAAATGCTTAGAAATTTTCATGAACTAATGTTTTCTAAAAATCTAGATAAGTTAGAACCATGGATGAAGGATGCTGAGAAACTTCAGATAGATGAAATGAATTCTTATCTAGCAGGTTTACGAAAAGATCTAGATGCAGTAAAGAATAGCATTATTTATACTTATAGTAATGGTCTAGCAGAGGGAAGTGTCAATAAGCTAAAAGTGATAAAACGAATTATGTATGGTAGAAATAGCTTTGAACTTTTAAGATCAAAACTACTCCTATTAGAATCATTCCATCAAATCAACTAA
- a CDS encoding helix-turn-helix domain-containing protein — MSEINIQIGKQIRTFRKMRKLTLAQLSYVLHKSKSTISKYEKGEISVDIETLYEIADALQIHVEQLLYCPPKRTVISSQNNSPAFFSGVSQFYSYLYDGRSNNIIRCVFDVLSETENHQYKIMMYMNYKVFDNYQNCENTYWGFIEHYDALTHISLNNKDTPMEKASIQILASYLDSDIKWGLFNGFSSRPMMPIAIKMLLSKTCLKEDSALINQLKVSKDDVRLLKLYNMLSVT, encoded by the coding sequence ATGTCTGAGATTAATATACAGATTGGAAAACAAATTCGAACTTTTAGAAAAATGCGGAAATTAACACTGGCTCAATTATCCTATGTGCTTCATAAAAGCAAATCCACAATTTCCAAATATGAAAAGGGAGAAATATCCGTTGATATAGAAACACTATATGAAATTGCTGATGCTTTGCAAATTCATGTTGAGCAATTGCTCTATTGTCCTCCGAAACGTACCGTTATCTCTTCCCAGAATAACAGTCCTGCCTTTTTCAGTGGAGTATCTCAATTCTACTCCTATCTTTATGATGGACGAAGCAACAATATCATACGTTGTGTATTTGATGTACTCTCTGAAACAGAAAATCATCAGTACAAAATTATGATGTATATGAACTATAAAGTTTTTGATAATTATCAGAATTGTGAAAATACTTATTGGGGATTTATTGAACATTATGATGCACTTACCCATATTTCCCTTAATAACAAGGACACGCCAATGGAAAAGGCCAGTATTCAGATACTTGCCTCATATTTGGATTCTGATATCAAATGGGGATTGTTTAACGGATTCTCATCCAGACCAATGATGCCGATTGCCATTAAAATGCTTCTTTCAAAAACTTGTTTGAAAGAAGATTCTGCTCTGATTAATCAACTCAAAGTTTCCAAAGATGACGTACGATTGTTGAAATTATACAATATGTTATCTGTAACTTAA
- a CDS encoding MalY/PatB family protein, whose product MYNFDEIIDRRHTNAMNTDGFRNYIFHADETMTFPYKDEEFIRMWVADMEFATPDVVIDGIKERLEKRIFGYTRVFENSYYEAFANWCMKRYGWTFDKNQLVMSNGIIPALYELVDYICKEDEKVLFLTPSYAYFKYAADFNHRKSVCSNLINEDGYYTIDFEDLERKAADDKTTLFIFCNPHNPTGRVWKEDELKKIGRIIKRHQLWVISDEIHCDLIRLNQTHIPLGKIMPDYKKLVTCMAPSKTFNMAGLMLSHIIIREESLREIWLNRHYNFDNPLSIAAAQAAYEKGEIWLEELRAYLDENFRFTQEYLLQNLPKAKFKVSEATYLAWVDLSSYFEKDENLSLFFAYRAGVLLEGGDMFVQNSDGFIRLNLACPKSVLEEGLRRICEAVNTKHNEDTSDQNIN is encoded by the coding sequence ATGTATAATTTTGATGAAATTATTGACCGCCGACATACAAATGCTATGAATACGGATGGGTTCCGCAATTATATTTTTCATGCAGATGAGACAATGACATTCCCTTATAAAGATGAAGAATTTATAAGGATGTGGGTTGCAGATATGGAATTCGCAACTCCAGATGTTGTAATCGATGGTATTAAAGAACGTTTGGAAAAACGTATTTTCGGCTATACCAGAGTATTCGAAAATAGCTATTATGAGGCCTTTGCCAATTGGTGTATGAAACGTTATGGATGGACATTTGACAAAAATCAGCTAGTTATGTCTAATGGCATTATACCAGCATTGTATGAGTTAGTAGATTATATTTGTAAAGAGGATGAAAAGGTTCTGTTTTTAACTCCGTCCTACGCATATTTCAAGTATGCGGCTGATTTTAATCATAGAAAGTCTGTATGCTCCAATCTGATTAACGAGGATGGATATTATACAATAGATTTTGAAGACCTGGAAAGAAAAGCTGCAGATGATAAGACAACACTTTTTATCTTTTGCAATCCTCACAATCCTACAGGGCGTGTGTGGAAAGAGGATGAACTGAAGAAAATCGGAAGGATTATAAAAAGGCATCAACTTTGGGTTATTTCTGATGAAATTCATTGCGATTTAATTCGCCTTAATCAAACACATATTCCGTTGGGGAAGATTATGCCCGATTATAAAAAACTAGTTACATGTATGGCACCTAGCAAGACATTTAATATGGCTGGCCTGATGCTTTCACATATTATTATCCGAGAAGAAAGTCTAAGGGAAATATGGCTTAACAGACATTACAATTTTGATAATCCTCTAAGTATTGCAGCTGCACAGGCAGCATATGAAAAAGGAGAAATCTGGCTTGAGGAATTACGAGCTTACCTGGATGAAAATTTCAGATTCACGCAAGAGTATCTTTTGCAAAATTTGCCAAAGGCAAAATTTAAAGTATCAGAAGCGACTTATCTTGCATGGGTGGATCTAAGTTCTTATTTTGAGAAGGATGAGAATTTGTCTTTGTTTTTTGCATATAGGGCGGGGGTTCTACTTGAAGGTGGAGATATGTTCGTTCAGAATTCTGATGGTTTTATCCGATTAAATCTGGCATGTCCCAAGTCCGTGCTGGAAGAAGGTTTGAGACGAATATGTGAGGCAGTCAATACAAAGCATAATGAGGACACTTCTGATCAAAATATTAATTAA
- a CDS encoding IS3 family transposase (programmed frameshift) — protein sequence MGQRKSYDKEFKQEVVKLIKEGNITVSSVAKDLDIPKTTITQWIKQDEKHKGNLRSEDDEIRKLKLKIADLEEENEILKKAGSHLHQATEVIFKFIYDHRFKFRVQKMCQVLKVSRSGYYAWLKRPKSKRDLENEKLLEQIKRVHKKSRNIYGSIRITKQLNHEGIKCGRNRVYRLMKLNNIQSIMKRKFKATTNSKHSYPVAPNLLNQNFTVEKPNQAWVTDIAYIATKEGWLYLAIILDLYDPKVVGWSTMTQQLVINALNNAVSRRKPTKGLIHHSDRGSQYASKAYQSLLKSYGMKASMSRKGNCYDNACAESFFGTLKTEMVYFNKYETRAQAKSSIFEYIELFYNTERLHSSLNYKSPKNYENQRKVA from the exons ATGGGTCAAAGAAAAAGCTATGATAAAGAATTTAAACAAGAAGTCGTAAAACTTATTAAAGAAGGTAATATAACTGTTTCAAGTGTTGCAAAGGATTTAGATATACCAAAGACTACAATAACCCAATGGATAAAGCAAGATGAAAAGCATAAAGGCAATCTAAGATCTGAAGATGATGAAATAAGAAAATTGAAACTCAAAATAGCTGATTTAGAGGAAGAAAATGAAATCTTAAAAAAGGCAG GCAGCCATCTTCATCAAGCAACCGAAGTAATATTTAAGTTTATCTATGACCACCGCTTCAAGTTTCGTGTGCAGAAGATGTGCCAAGTACTCAAGGTTTCCCGAAGCGGATATTACGCCTGGCTAAAGCGCCCTAAAAGCAAAAGAGACTTAGAAAATGAAAAACTTCTAGAACAAATCAAAAGAGTCCATAAAAAATCAAGAAATATATATGGAAGTATTAGAATTACCAAACAGCTTAATCATGAAGGCATCAAATGCGGTAGAAACAGGGTTTACAGGTTAATGAAGCTTAACAACATTCAATCCATTATGAAAAGAAAATTTAAAGCTACAACGAATTCAAAACATAGCTACCCTGTAGCCCCTAATTTATTAAACCAAAACTTTACCGTAGAAAAACCAAACCAAGCTTGGGTAACAGATATAGCCTACATAGCAACAAAAGAAGGTTGGCTTTATCTTGCTATTATTCTTGATTTATATGATCCTAAGGTTGTAGGCTGGTCAACCATGACCCAGCAGCTAGTTATTAATGCTTTAAATAATGCTGTGTCCCGTAGAAAACCAACAAAAGGCTTAATTCACCATTCAGACAGGGGAAGCCAATATGCCAGCAAAGCCTATCAATCTTTGCTCAAAAGCTATGGTATGAAAGCTAGCATGAGTAGAAAAGGCAATTGTTATGACAATGCTTGTGCTGAATCCTTCTTTGGAACCCTAAAAACAGAAATGGTGTATTTTAATAAATATGAAACTAGAGCACAAGCTAAATCTAGTATTTTTGAATACATCGAGCTCTTTTACAATACTGAAAGGCTGCATTCAAGCTTAAATTACAAATCGCCAAAAAACTATGAAAATCAGAGAAAAGTTGCTTAA
- a CDS encoding DUF2935 domain-containing protein, producing MNMYHGYPITSPQGLSAAVDEMRFWLRIMFEHAKFIRGGLNPSQDQELFIRKAEHFAVNIERLFMMVVNTPPHDARRVNTFVDDSINWTVALRDFKAQLFVLLEQCKAVAELPAPLLDHIRREADFFLTMLYRLKGLPVPPETVLGIPNANIPTSLVPKLLIPFMGEHIPRIARDQNLFWLRIHREHGEVLLLVAYRPKIQDMLYEATAKFEKQLEILLEEAKSVPEQPTALKLFNTKAYAVMKEWHDFLQKLFRDVVECDVPSGQINAPALILDHMAREAQYYLEVLLIEDKVL from the coding sequence ATGAACATGTACCATGGTTATCCTATTACATCGCCTCAAGGTTTAAGCGCGGCTGTTGACGAAATGAGATTTTGGCTTCGGATTATGTTTGAACATGCTAAATTTATTCGTGGGGGATTAAATCCAAGTCAGGACCAGGAACTGTTTATTCGCAAAGCAGAGCACTTTGCAGTAAATATTGAACGATTATTCATGATGGTAGTTAATACTCCTCCACATGATGCTCGTCGCGTTAATACTTTTGTTGACGACAGCATTAATTGGACAGTAGCATTGAGGGATTTTAAAGCCCAATTATTTGTTCTTCTAGAGCAATGTAAGGCCGTTGCCGAACTTCCTGCTCCACTTCTTGATCATATTCGCCGTGAAGCAGACTTTTTCTTAACCATGCTATACAGACTAAAAGGTTTACCTGTACCTCCTGAAACAGTCTTAGGTATACCAAACGCCAATATTCCTACCAGTCTTGTGCCTAAGCTATTAATTCCTTTTATGGGTGAACATATTCCTAGAATTGCCCGAGATCAAAACCTATTTTGGCTGCGAATTCATAGGGAGCATGGAGAGGTGCTGTTGCTAGTTGCTTATCGTCCTAAAATTCAAGATATGCTATATGAGGCTACAGCTAAATTTGAGAAACAGCTTGAAATATTGCTTGAAGAAGCTAAAAGTGTGCCCGAACAACCTACTGCTTTAAAATTATTTAATACCAAAGCATATGCTGTAATGAAAGAATGGCATGATTTTTTACAAAAGTTATTTAGGGATGTCGTTGAATGCGATGTACCTTCCGGTCAGATAAATGCTCCAGCCCTGATTTTAGATCATATGGCCCGTGAAGCACAGTACTATCTGGAAGTGCTTTTAATCGAAGATAAAGTATTATAA
- the ppdK gene encoding pyruvate, phosphate dikinase has product MKKFVYDFHEGTAEMKSLLGGKGANLAEMTRIGLPVPSGFTVTTEACNQYYEEGAKLWDGLREETLQHLAALEERMGKKLGAIEHPLLVSVRSGSAISMPGMMDTILNLGLNDVSVEGLAKATSNPRFAYDSYRRFIQMFGDVVLEIPKYKFDAILDNKKDEKNVEEDTALTAEDLKDIIDKYKAMVKRECRIEFPQDVKDQLFMAIEAVFKSWNNPRANVYRKLNDIPHSLGTAVNIQSMVFGNMGETSGTGVAFTRDPSTGEKKLFGEFLMNAQGEDVVAGIRTPKPIVELQNTMPKAYEKFLEVANLLEEHYTDMQDIEFTIENEELYILQTRNGKRTALAAVNIAVDMVKEGRLTKEEAILRIDPLQIEQLLHPAFDEKELAKGKIITKGLPASSGAATGKIYFTPEDVVNANSRGERAILVRAETSPEDIEGMVAAQGILTARGGMTSHAAVVARGMGKCCIAGAGELKIQEAKKIFMVGETVYQEGQYISLDGNEGTVYEGEIATKESQLTDNFLELMTWADAIRKLKIRTNADTPRDTKQAIEFGAEGIGLCRTEHMFFEESRIFVMRRMILARTEEERRKALNELLPMQREDFIEIFKTMGNRPVTVRLLDPPLHEFLPHEEEDIQELAQKMQVSATQLQGVVNDLKEMNPMLGHRGCRLAVTYPEIYEMQVRAIIEAAVLVKEKEGIDVVPEIMIPLVGELKELQYNKEIVVKTAKEVLSEKEIPLQYLIGTMIEIPRAAITADEIATEAEFFSFGTNDLTQMTFGYSRDDAGKFIKEYKEKNILEKDPFQRIDRRGVGKLMEIASKLGKETRPNIKLGICGEHGGDPDSIEFCHILGLDYVSCSPYRVPVARLAAAQASIRHSN; this is encoded by the coding sequence TTGAAAAAATTTGTTTATGATTTTCATGAAGGAACAGCCGAGATGAAGTCGCTACTAGGGGGAAAGGGTGCTAATCTAGCAGAAATGACTAGAATAGGTTTACCTGTTCCTAGTGGATTTACCGTAACAACAGAGGCATGCAATCAATATTATGAGGAAGGTGCTAAGTTATGGGATGGTTTAAGGGAGGAGACACTACAGCATTTAGCGGCGTTAGAAGAAAGAATGGGAAAAAAATTAGGTGCTATTGAACATCCTTTATTGGTATCTGTACGATCTGGTAGTGCAATATCTATGCCTGGTATGATGGATACCATATTGAATCTTGGGCTAAATGACGTTTCAGTGGAAGGATTGGCGAAAGCTACTTCAAATCCAAGGTTTGCGTATGATAGTTACAGACGTTTTATACAGATGTTTGGTGATGTTGTATTAGAGATTCCTAAGTATAAATTTGATGCTATTTTAGATAACAAAAAAGATGAAAAAAATGTAGAGGAAGATACTGCTTTAACAGCAGAAGACTTGAAAGATATTATAGACAAATATAAGGCAATGGTAAAAAGAGAATGTCGTATTGAATTTCCACAAGATGTGAAAGATCAGTTGTTTATGGCGATAGAGGCTGTATTTAAGTCTTGGAATAATCCTAGAGCGAATGTATATAGAAAACTCAACGATATTCCCCATAGCTTAGGTACTGCTGTGAACATTCAATCTATGGTATTTGGGAATATGGGGGAAACTTCAGGAACAGGTGTAGCTTTCACAAGGGACCCTTCCACTGGTGAGAAAAAGCTATTTGGAGAGTTTTTAATGAATGCTCAAGGGGAGGATGTTGTAGCAGGAATTAGAACACCAAAGCCTATTGTTGAATTACAAAATACGATGCCAAAGGCTTATGAGAAGTTTTTAGAAGTTGCAAACCTTTTAGAAGAGCATTATACAGATATGCAGGATATTGAATTTACGATAGAAAATGAAGAACTATATATTTTACAAACTCGTAATGGTAAAAGAACAGCTTTGGCTGCAGTAAATATAGCAGTAGATATGGTGAAGGAAGGCAGACTGACAAAGGAAGAGGCTATTTTAAGAATAGATCCTTTGCAAATAGAGCAATTATTGCACCCAGCCTTTGATGAAAAAGAACTAGCCAAGGGTAAAATTATTACAAAGGGCTTACCGGCTTCTTCAGGAGCTGCTACTGGGAAAATATACTTCACCCCAGAAGATGTAGTAAACGCCAATAGCAGGGGAGAACGGGCTATTCTTGTTAGAGCTGAAACTTCACCAGAGGATATAGAAGGTATGGTAGCGGCTCAAGGAATTCTTACTGCAAGAGGAGGGATGACTTCTCATGCAGCAGTAGTAGCTAGAGGAATGGGCAAGTGCTGTATTGCAGGAGCGGGAGAGTTGAAAATCCAAGAAGCCAAGAAAATTTTTATGGTAGGAGAAACTGTATATCAAGAAGGTCAATACATTTCCTTGGATGGTAATGAAGGTACTGTATATGAAGGTGAAATAGCGACAAAAGAGTCTCAATTAACAGATAACTTCTTAGAATTAATGACATGGGCAGATGCAATAAGAAAACTTAAAATTAGAACCAATGCTGATACACCAAGAGATACAAAACAGGCCATTGAATTTGGTGCTGAAGGAATTGGACTATGTAGAACAGAGCATATGTTCTTTGAGGAATCTAGAATTTTTGTAATGCGCAGGATGATTTTAGCAAGAACAGAAGAAGAAAGAAGAAAAGCCTTAAATGAGCTACTACCTATGCAACGGGAAGATTTTATAGAAATCTTCAAGACCATGGGAAATCGACCTGTTACAGTGAGGTTATTAGATCCTCCACTGCATGAGTTTTTACCTCATGAAGAAGAAGATATTCAAGAACTGGCACAAAAAATGCAAGTTTCTGCTACGCAGCTACAAGGGGTAGTGAATGACTTAAAGGAAATGAATCCTATGTTAGGACATAGAGGGTGCCGTTTGGCAGTCACTTATCCAGAAATCTATGAAATGCAGGTAAGAGCCATTATAGAAGCGGCAGTGCTAGTGAAGGAGAAAGAAGGCATAGATGTTGTACCAGAGATTATGATTCCATTGGTGGGGGAATTAAAAGAGCTTCAATACAACAAGGAAATTGTCGTAAAAACTGCTAAAGAGGTACTAAGTGAGAAGGAAATCCCACTGCAATACTTAATAGGAACCATGATAGAAATTCCTAGAGCCGCTATTACAGCAGATGAAATAGCAACAGAAGCAGAATTTTTCTCCTTTGGCACCAATGATTTAACGCAAATGACCTTTGGATATTCTAGAGATGATGCAGGCAAGTTTATTAAAGAGTATAAAGAAAAAAATATACTGGAAAAAGATCCTTTCCAGAGGATAGATAGAAGAGGTGTAGGTAAACTAATGGAAATAGCCTCTAAGCTAGGTAAAGAAACTAGACCAAATATCAAGCTTGGTATTTGTGGAGAGCATGGAGGAGACCCTGATTCTATAGAATTTTGTCATATACTGGGCTTAGATTATGTTTCCTGTTCACCTTATCGCGTGCCGGTCGCTAGATTAGCTGCGGCACAGGCGTCAATACGTCATTCAAACTAA
- a CDS encoding pyruvate, water dikinase regulatory protein, with protein MNQKNLLIYLVSDSIGETAEQVAKAAISQFVFQDYEIRRFPFINEKQQIMEMLEEAKQERSIVVFTMVVQELKDYLTEETARLNIPSIDIMSPIIEGFGGVLGSTPKREPGLIRKLDEKYFKKVEAIEFAVKYDDGKDPRGLKKADIVLIGISRTSKTPLSMYLAHKNLKVANVPLVPEVTPPKELFDVPSKKIIGLTTNPMKLIEIRQERLKALGLKSEANYASIERILEELEYADNIMKRLGCPVIDVSTKAVEESASIILEIFREIGYKLTNGK; from the coding sequence ATGAATCAAAAAAACTTACTGATATATCTTGTATCGGATTCTATAGGAGAAACTGCTGAACAAGTGGCAAAAGCTGCTATTAGCCAATTTGTATTTCAAGATTATGAAATAAGAAGATTCCCTTTTATTAACGAAAAGCAACAGATTATGGAAATGTTGGAGGAGGCAAAACAAGAAAGGTCTATTGTTGTATTTACTATGGTGGTACAGGAATTAAAGGATTATTTGACAGAAGAAACCGCTAGGTTGAATATACCAAGCATTGATATTATGTCGCCTATCATAGAGGGATTTGGTGGCGTACTGGGCTCTACGCCTAAAAGAGAACCAGGACTTATTAGGAAATTGGATGAAAAGTATTTCAAGAAGGTAGAAGCCATCGAATTTGCAGTGAAGTATGATGATGGTAAAGATCCAAGAGGTTTAAAAAAGGCAGATATTGTGCTAATAGGAATTTCTAGAACTTCTAAAACGCCATTAAGTATGTATTTGGCGCATAAGAATCTAAAAGTTGCCAATGTACCCTTAGTACCAGAGGTAACGCCACCTAAGGAACTATTTGATGTTCCTTCTAAAAAAATTATAGGCTTAACCACCAATCCAATGAAATTAATTGAAATTCGTCAAGAAAGGTTAAAGGCATTGGGGCTAAAAAGTGAAGCTAACTATGCTAGTATAGAAAGAATCTTAGAAGAACTAGAATATGCTGATAACATCATGAAAAGATTAGGTTGTCCAGTCATAGATGTTTCTACAAAGGCGGTAGAGGAAAGTGCCAGCATTATTCTAGAAATCTTTAGAGAGATAGGTTATAAATTGACAAATGGAAAGTAG